ACACGCTGCACGGCATGTCGCTGGTCGATCCGGTCCTGGTGCGGGCGGCGCAGTGCCTTGGCGCCCGCGAGCTGTCGATTTTCCGCGAGGTCTACTTCCCGGGATCGCTGCCGCACATCTTCACCGGCCTTACCGTCGGAATGGGCGTGGCCTGGGTCTCGCTGATCGCAGCCGAGATGATCTCCGGCCAGTACGGCATCGGCTATTTCACCTGGGAAGCCTACTCGCTGGTGCAGTACGCCGACATCGCGCTCGGGATGATCTGCATCGGCGTACTCGGCCTCGGATCGAGCGCGCTGATCCGCGGACTGGGCCGCCTCGTCATGCCATGGAGCCGATCATGAGCCAGACCGTCGCGAGCCAGCCTCCCAGGGGCCGCATCGACGTCAGAAACTTCGCCTTGAGCTATCCGACCCTGGATGGCCCGGTGGAGGCGGTCAGCGACGCCACGATCCACGTCAACCCAGGCGAGTTCGTCTCGATCGTCGGGCCGTCCGGCTGCGGCAAATCCACTTTGCTCAACGCGGTCGCGGGCTTTCTCAAGCCGACCGGGGGCGACGTCACGGTCGACGATGAAGTGGTGGACGGTCCCGGCGCCGATCGCGGAATGGTGTTCCAGCAATATTCGCTGTTCCCGTGGAAGACGGTCAAGGGCAACGTCGAATTCGGCCTCAAGATGAAGCATCTCGATAAGTCGAGCCGGGACCGCGCCGCGCGCACGCTGCTCGGCCTCGCCGGGCTCACCGCTTTCGAGAACAAGTATCCGGACAGCCTGTCGGGAGGCATGAAGCAGCGCGTCGGCATCGTTCGTGCGCTCGCCACCGGGCCGAAGGTCCTGCTGCTCGACGAGCCGTTCGGCGCGCTTGATGCCCAGACCCGGATCATCATGCAGCAAATTCTCACCAACATGTGGCAGCGCCTGAAGATATCGGTGCTGTTCGTCACCCACGATATCGACGAGGCGATCTTCCTGTCGGACCGGGTCTATTGCATGACGGCACGCCCGGGGACGATCAAGGCCGAGATCGCCATTCCGCTCGAGCGTCCCCGGCATCAGTCGATGATGATGTCGTCGGAATTCCTGGCGCTGCGCCGCGGCCTGATGTCGTTGATCCGCGAGGAGAGCATCAAGGCGATGGGCGGTGAGGTCAGCGATCTCGCGCTGGATGGCCTGAGCATCGACCTGCACGGCCAGACGCTCGCCGACCTGGTCTGACCGCCCGACCCGGCTACGACAGCCGCATGTCCAGCAGCCGCCGGCCTTCGGTCTTCAGCAATTTCTTCACCGCGCTGGAAGCGGCGACCTCGCCCTGGTTGGCGTAGGCCTCGTGGTTCTTTTCGATATCCTCGAGGCGATAGAGATAGTTGACCATGATCCCGGCGGACTCGCGCATACCCTTCGGCGAGAGATCGCCGAGCCAGTCGATCCGCTCCAGCCGCGCGCCGTTGCCGAGATGGAATCGCGCCACCGAATCGATCAGCCGGCCCTTCGGCGTGCGCGCCTTCAGGAAGTAGTAGGCCGCGAGCGGCTCCAGCACCGCGCGCAGTTTTGACGCCAGTTCCGCATCCTCGAACCAGTCGGGCCTGTCGAGATTTTCCAGCAGCGCCCGCTCCTCGTCGGTGACCGGAACGTCGTTTCCCTGCTTCAGCCACGTGACAAGACCCGGCACCGGCGACAGCGTCACGAAGTTCTCCAACTTCGGCAGTTCGCGCCGCAATTCCTCGACCACCTGCTTGATCAGGAAGCTGCCGAACGAGATGCCGCCGAGCCCGCGCTGGGTGTTGGAGATCGAATAGAACACCGCGGTGCGGGCGCGCTCGACCGGCACCAGGGTGCGGTCTTCGGCGAGCAGCGGCGCGATCGCGGCGGGAATCGCTTCGGTCAGCGCCACCTCGACGAAGATCAGGGGCTCGTCGACCAAGGCGGGATGGAAGAAGGCGTAGCAGCGCCGGTCGACGGGATCGATGCGGCGGCGCAGATCGTCCCAGTCGCGGATCTCATGCACCGCCTCGTAGCGGATGATCTGTTCCAGAATGTTCGCTGGCGTCTGCCAATCGATTCTGCGCAGCACGAGAAATCCCCTGTTGAACCAAGAAGACAAAAGATGCACGGCGTCGCGGTCGACCGCGGCGAGATCCTCGTGCCCATTCATGAGGCGGAGCAGATCGGCGCGCAGCGCCACCAGTTCGCTGGTGCCACCGGGCGCGCGGTTCAGCCGCCGGATCAGTTCCTGCCGCCGCGGCTCCGACGCAAAGTGCAGGTCGCTGGCGTCCTCGTCGGAGGGTTGGCTGCGCCAAGCCTCGATTGCCTGCGCAAGCCGTTCCCGGTCCGGGCCGTAATCGCGGGCCAGGGTTTCGAAGAACGCAAGCCGGCCGGCCTCGTCGAGATTGCGATAGCGGTCGAGAACCTCGCGCGCCATCGCGGTGCCGGAAGCTTCGCCGCGGCCCGACAGCAGCGCCTCGCACAGTTGGATCAACTCGCTGACGTCCTGTTTCGCGTCCGTCGACCCCGCGCGCCGCAGCAGGGTGCGGCCGCGCTCGGAAATCGAGGCGAGGAGGTCGGTAAAGAAGGCGTTGCTGCTCATGCCGGGCGGTCGAATCCTGATCAGGTGGAATGCTACATGAGAATTAGGGCAGAGTGTGTCACAATCAAGCGGGCAGGGATGAGCAAAAAGGCGTCATGTGCGTGCCCGCCGGGTTGTCTCGCGTGTTTCCGAAGGGGGTAGCGGTCCCAAACCAAAATATCGAAAACAACCCCATGCAAAGTAAGCGGTAGCGCCGGCAGAGGCCAAACGTGATATCTTCAATGGCAGTTCCTGGCGTATTGACTTAAAGGGAGTCCGAGCTTGAGCGTTGCCTTCACCAAGGAAGACAGTGCCGAAACGGCATCGGAAACGCTGTTGCCCGACCGGCCCGTTTCACCGCATCCGAACCTCGTTACGGAAGCCGGATTGAAGGCTCTGGAATTTCAACTCCACGAGGCCCGTGAGGCCTATGAGACCGCGCAGAAGATCGAAGACGTCAACGAAAGGCGGCGGCAAGCCGCGGTCCCGTTGCGCGATGCGCGCTACTTCGCGGCGAGAGTTCGGACGGCCCAGGTCATCGCCGACCCTGCGTCAACCGACATTGTCGCCTTTGGGAGCACGGTGGTTTTCAGGCGTGACGATGGGCGCATCCAGAAATATCGGATCGTGGGAGAGGACGAAGCCGACCCCAAGGCCGGGTCCATTTCCTTTGTATCTCCGGTGGCGAAGTCCCTGATGGGCAAGGCTGTCGGGGATGTCGTCGGCGCATCCGGTCAGGAGCTCGAGATCATTGCGATCTCGTAGCGCGCCCGCATCTGGTGCCGTCATTGCCGGGCTTGACCCGGTATTCCATCCACTTCGAAACGACTCTTGATGAAGAATGATGGATACGCGGGTCAAGCCTGCATATGACGATCTCATTTGGAGCGGCGTTGGTCATCCCTCACCTCATTGGTCATCCCTCACCTCATCTCCGCAAACTCCGTCGGCGTCTTGCCGGTCACCTGCCGGAACGCGTGCGAAAAGGCCGGCACGCTGGCGTAGCCGAGATCGGATGCGAGTTGCTTGACCGAGACGTTGGCGTCGACGGAAAGTTTTTCGATCGCAGCCGCGATGCGCGCGCGCTGGCACCAGCTTTTGAAGCTCAACTGCGTCTCCGACGAGAACAGCCGCGACAGCGTCCGCGCCGAGGTTCCGACCTCGCGCGCCAGCGTCTCGATCTCGTGGCTGCCCGTGGGGTCGGCGAGCACGATGTCGGCGGCGCGGCGGCAGCGCGGTTCGTGCGGCAGGGGAATGAAGGTGGCGGAATTCTCGGCCTGATGCAGTTCGAGCATGGCGAGCTTGACCAGCAGTCCGGTACGACCAGGATCGTCGCGGCCGTCGAACAGCGCCAGGATCGCCTGGTGCAGCAAGGGCGAGACCCGCACCACGAATTCGGCATCGAGACTCGCGCTGCGGACTTCCCGATCGAGCCAGGCGAGGTCGAAATACAGCGTCCGCATGTCCGTATCCGCCAGCATGTCGATGGCGTGTTCAAGCCGCGCCGGCACCCACACGGCGCGGTCCGGCGGCACCAGCCAGCGTCCCTTCGGCGTGGTGACCTGCATGGTGCCGCGGGCTGCGTACACCAGTTGCGCCTCGCGGTGCATATGGGTGTCGAGCCGGACGCCCTTCCTGTAGTGGTTCGCAATCATGTGGACGCCGTCGCCGGTCGAGATACGGCGCCCCTTGATCCCTGCAATTGGCTTTTCGGCGATATTCATTGGCCGCATCCCGTCAGCTCAACAACGTATAACCTATTTCAGGAAACAGCGGGATTCGCCAATGAACAGCCCGAGCCGGGTGATCGGCTTTGTCAACGCCGCCCACTTCATCGACCATTATTCGATGCTGATCTTTGCCGCCGCTGTCATCGTGATGGGGCCGGCGCTCGGCATGGCCTATTCGGAGCTGTTGCCTCACGCGACGCCGGGCTTCGTCGCCTTCGGCGCCGGCTCGCTGTTGACCGGCTGGCTCGGCGACCGCTGGAGCCGCCGCCACATGATGGTGATCTTCTTTGCCGGGATCGGCCTGTCGATGATCGCGGTCGGCCTGGTGCAGAGCCCGCTGCAGCTCGGCGC
The sequence above is drawn from the Bradyrhizobium sediminis genome and encodes:
- a CDS encoding ABC transporter ATP-binding protein produces the protein MEPIMSQTVASQPPRGRIDVRNFALSYPTLDGPVEAVSDATIHVNPGEFVSIVGPSGCGKSTLLNAVAGFLKPTGGDVTVDDEVVDGPGADRGMVFQQYSLFPWKTVKGNVEFGLKMKHLDKSSRDRAARTLLGLAGLTAFENKYPDSLSGGMKQRVGIVRALATGPKVLLLDEPFGALDAQTRIIMQQILTNMWQRLKISVLFVTHDIDEAIFLSDRVYCMTARPGTIKAEIAIPLERPRHQSMMMSSEFLALRRGLMSLIREESIKAMGGEVSDLALDGLSIDLHGQTLADLV
- a CDS encoding malonyl-CoA decarboxylase, with translation MSSNAFFTDLLASISERGRTLLRRAGSTDAKQDVSELIQLCEALLSGRGEASGTAMAREVLDRYRNLDEAGRLAFFETLARDYGPDRERLAQAIEAWRSQPSDEDASDLHFASEPRRQELIRRLNRAPGGTSELVALRADLLRLMNGHEDLAAVDRDAVHLLSSWFNRGFLVLRRIDWQTPANILEQIIRYEAVHEIRDWDDLRRRIDPVDRRCYAFFHPALVDEPLIFVEVALTEAIPAAIAPLLAEDRTLVPVERARTAVFYSISNTQRGLGGISFGSFLIKQVVEELRRELPKLENFVTLSPVPGLVTWLKQGNDVPVTDEERALLENLDRPDWFEDAELASKLRAVLEPLAAYYFLKARTPKGRLIDSVARFHLGNGARLERIDWLGDLSPKGMRESAGIMVNYLYRLEDIEKNHEAYANQGEVAASSAVKKLLKTEGRRLLDMRLS
- the greA gene encoding transcription elongation factor GreA, with protein sequence MSVAFTKEDSAETASETLLPDRPVSPHPNLVTEAGLKALEFQLHEAREAYETAQKIEDVNERRRQAAVPLRDARYFAARVRTAQVIADPASTDIVAFGSTVVFRRDDGRIQKYRIVGEDEADPKAGSISFVSPVAKSLMGKAVGDVVGASGQELEIIAIS
- a CDS encoding AraC family transcriptional regulator, whose translation is MNIAEKPIAGIKGRRISTGDGVHMIANHYRKGVRLDTHMHREAQLVYAARGTMQVTTPKGRWLVPPDRAVWVPARLEHAIDMLADTDMRTLYFDLAWLDREVRSASLDAEFVVRVSPLLHQAILALFDGRDDPGRTGLLVKLAMLELHQAENSATFIPLPHEPRCRRAADIVLADPTGSHEIETLAREVGTSARTLSRLFSSETQLSFKSWCQRARIAAAIEKLSVDANVSVKQLASDLGYASVPAFSHAFRQVTGKTPTEFAEMR